The nucleotide sequence CTAATCCCTGTGGCTCACCCACCATGGCGAGGTTGGCTGCCCCACCTTTGGCGGGAGCCGCTGAGGCAGGTGCGCCTACTACTGTCATGGCACCCATCAGTGCCAGTGCCGCGAACCAGCGGCGCCGCAGCATAGCGGGAACCTGCGAACTATGGCGCGTGACGCGTGTTGTATTTGTTTGCATGCCGTCTCCAAAAGTAATAACATTACAGAAATTGAATGCTAATTTAGCAAAATACAAAAGTCAAACCAATTTTCCCTTATTTTCTGTAAATTCATTACAAAAGGAGTTTGTATGTCGAAGATTGAATTGCTAGGCCAGTCGCCGCTAGCGTCGGACCGCCAAGCCCGTCCCCTGTCTCCCGCCGTGCGAGCGGGTGACTTTGTGTTTGTGTCGGGGCAGGTCCCTACAGACGAGCAAGGACAGGTCATTGTGGGCGGCATCGAGGCGCAAACCCGCCAGGTGTTCAAACGCCTAGAACAGGCCCTGGCCCTGGCCGATTGCACCTTGGCCGATGTGGCCAAAGTGAGTGTGTGGCTAGACGACGCGCGTGACTTTGGTAGCTTTAACCGGGTCTACATGGAGTGCTTTGGCGACCATCGCCCAGCGCGGTCTACTGTGGAGTCACGTTTGATGGTCGATGCCAAGGTGGAGATCGACGTGACCGCCTACAAACCCCGCTAAACCGCGTATGCCGTCTGTCCACCTGCCCACAAAACCCTTCGATGTGGTTGCCATGGGAGAAGCCATGGTCGAGTTCAACCAGACACGTCCCCACGAGCCGCACTACCTCCAAGGCTTTGGTGGCGACACCAGCAATGCGGTCATCGCAGCCTCGCGGGCGGGTGCGACTACCGCGTACCTGAGCCGCCTAGGCCACGATGCCTTTGGCGATGCACTGATGGACTTGTGGCGTACCGAGCGGGTAGACACGGGTGCGATAGGGCGCGACATCCATGCCCACACCGGGGTGTACTTCGTGACCCATACCCCCCAGGGGCATGCGTTCAGCTACTTGCGGGCGGGGTCTGCCGCCAGCCGCATGGACGCGCAGTGGTTGGCAAGCCCCACGGTGCAAAGCCGGATTGCGCAAGCCAAAGTGCTGCACGTCTCGGGTATTTCTTTGGCCATTTCTCACGGTGCGCGCGATACGGTTTTGGCAGCCATGCGCTCTGCCAAAAGCCATGCAACACAGGTCAGCCTAGACTCCAACCTGCGTCTGAAGCTGTGGAGTGTGGAAGACGCACGCTCCTGCCTGACAGAGGCGATGGGCTTGTGCGATGTGTTTTTGCCCAGTTTGGAAGACATCCAGACCCTGACGGGCATGCAAAATCCTGAGGCTATCGTGCAATGGAGCCACGATCTAGGAGCCCGGCAGGTGGTGCTCAAGCTGGGCGCTGATGGTGCTTTGGTCAGTGATGGCCTGCACCGAGTGCATGTACCAGGCAGGCGCGTGGCCGCGGTAGATGCCACGGGTGCGGGCGACTGTTTTTGCGGCAATTTGCTGGCCCGCATCACGCAAGGTGACAGCCTGGTGGACGCCACACGGTACGCCAACGCCGCCGCCTCGCTGGCCGTGCAGGGCTTTGGGGCTGTTGCGCCACTGCCCACACCGGCCCAGGTAAGTGCCGTGCTGCAGTGCCAGTGACGCCGACTCTCGCACGCCTTAGGCCGCTTGGCTCAACACGTTTTGGTTGGCGGCTACGGCCGTCACCGCTTTGATTTCAAGCGCAGCGCTGGCCAGTGCTTGCGCCTTACTGGCATCCCCCATGGCCAGGCCTTCAGCGCGCACAAAACGCACATCGGTGATGCCCAAAAAGCCCATGACTACGGCCAAGTAGCTCTCTTGGTGTTCCATAGCGCGCGCGCCTTCCGTCGTGGAATACACACCACCACGGCCCGACGCAACGATCACGGTCTTGCCGCCCGCAAGTCCTACAGGGCCTTTGTCGGTGTACTTGAAGGTGCGACCCGCTTGGGCTACACGGTCAATCCAGGCCTTGAGCTGGCTGGGCACGGAGAAGTTGTACAACGGAGCACCGATGACCACCACATCCGCCTCCAAAAACTGTTGCACCAGACGTTCGCTCACCACGGATTCCGCGCGCTGCGCCTCGGTCATGGCGGCGTCCGCGATGCCTTGCCGCGACGCCAAGGCGTCGGCGGACAAATGGCTAGGCGTGTCCACGGCGAGGTCCAGATCCTCGATCGTGGTCCCGGGATGACTGGCTTGCCATTGGGCGCTGATGTCAGCGGTCAATTGGCGGGTGGTGGAGTATTGGCCCAAGATGCTGGAATCAATGCGCAGTAGTTTCATGGTGTTCGTCCTATTCAATGTCGTTAAAGCGCCATGCTTGGCGGTGAATGGATTGTTCCAGCTAGCCAATACTCTGATAAGTGGGCGTATTTGCACTTCATCGTCCTACCTATGGGACAATAGTCCCGTGAATCATTGCGCAGAGAGGACGTCGTATGCAAGATTTGAACGACATGCTGTACTTTGCCGAAGTGGTCGAGCGGGGTGGCTTTGCCGCAGCGGGACGGGCTTTGGGCGTGCCAAAGTCCAAGCTATCGCGCCGGGTTGCTGAACTCGAGGCGCGCTTGGGGCTGCGCCTATTGCAACGCACCACCCGCAAACTGTCCTTGACCCAAGTCGGAGAGGTTTACCACCGGCACTGTGTGGCGATGCGCGATGAAGCCGCCGCCGCAGAGCAAGCGGTCGCCGAAGCACAAACCGAGCCCCGAGGCCTGCTGCGCATTGCTTGCCCGGTGACGCTGGCCCAATCCACACTGGGCGTGCTTTTGCCTGCCTACATGGCGCGCTATCCCTTGGTCAAAGTTGATATGCGGGTAAGCAACCGCGCGGTGGACCTTGTGGAAGAGGGCTTTGACGTGGCTTTGCGTGTGCGCCCCACCCTGGATGACAGCGGCAGCTTGGTCATCAAGAGTTTCGGACAGAGCAAAACGCTGCTGGTGTGCAGCCCCCAACAAATCGAGCGACAAGGGCAGCCGACAGACCTTGCCAGTTTGCAAACTCTGGACACCATCAGCATGTCCGCCTCGGACGGGCGCATGACGTGGCATCTGATCGGCCCGGGCGGTGCTACCCATGAGTTTGTGCACTACCCCCGCTACATTGCGGATGATCTGCACACGCTCAAGCTTGCGGTTTTGCAAGGCCTTGGCATGTGCTTTATGCCCGACTACATGTGCACCCAAGAGTTGGCGCAAGGCCAATTGCAAGAGGCACTGCCCGGTTGGGCTCCGCGCCCTGGGCTGTTCCATGCGGTCTTTCCGTCGCGCAGGGGGATGGTCCCCACCGTGCGCACATTTCTGGATTTCTTGGCCAGCCACATTGCCCGTGAGGGGCAGCCGACTCCCCCCAACACAGGGCCCGACACAGTACAACCGCCCTATGGCGGAGGGGTGTAAAGGCAGCTTTCGGGAACTTTCCCGGGTTTTCTACTCCAACAAGGCTGACAATCGCCTCTCCCTCTTACCTCGGAACCTTTCATGCTGATCCCTTTTCTGAACAGCCAACTTGACTTTCACCCACGCCGCACACTGGCGCTTGTGAGTGCCCTTTGCGTGGCGCTGCTGTTGTTTGGCTTGTATTTGCAACATGTGGTGGGCCTGGAGCCTTGCCCCATGTGCATCGTGCAGCGCTACGCGCTTCTTTCGGTCGCTGTACTCGCTGGATTGACAGCGCTTACCGGCTCAAAAGGCTTGCGGGTAGGCGGCAGCGCCCTGACCGTGTTGGTGGCCTTGGGTGGGGCGTTTGTAGCCGCCCGTCAAAGCTGGCTGCAGTGGTACCCGCCAGAGATTGTGTCCTGTGGGCGCGATCTGTACGGAATGATTGAAAACTTCCCGCTGCAACGCATCATCCCCATGGTGTTCAAGGGCAGCGGGGACTGCAGCAAGGTGGACTGGACCTTTCTTGGCGGGACCATTGCCAACTGGTCCTTTGTTAGCTTTGTGTGCATTGCCATCGGCGGTGTCTGGTTTATTGCACGGCAACTACGCCTACCGCGTTGAGCCCAGCAGATCCTAGCGCCCTTACGGCTGCGCCTAGGGAGTAAGGACCTGTTTGAACTGCTCCGTGGCCGCAAG is from Rhodoferax aquaticus and encodes:
- a CDS encoding RidA family protein, with amino-acid sequence MSKIELLGQSPLASDRQARPLSPAVRAGDFVFVSGQVPTDEQGQVIVGGIEAQTRQVFKRLEQALALADCTLADVAKVSVWLDDARDFGSFNRVYMECFGDHRPARSTVESRLMVDAKVEIDVTAYKPR
- a CDS encoding sugar kinase, giving the protein MPSVHLPTKPFDVVAMGEAMVEFNQTRPHEPHYLQGFGGDTSNAVIAASRAGATTAYLSRLGHDAFGDALMDLWRTERVDTGAIGRDIHAHTGVYFVTHTPQGHAFSYLRAGSAASRMDAQWLASPTVQSRIAQAKVLHVSGISLAISHGARDTVLAAMRSAKSHATQVSLDSNLRLKLWSVEDARSCLTEAMGLCDVFLPSLEDIQTLTGMQNPEAIVQWSHDLGARQVVLKLGADGALVSDGLHRVHVPGRRVAAVDATGAGDCFCGNLLARITQGDSLVDATRYANAAASLAVQGFGAVAPLPTPAQVSAVLQCQ
- a CDS encoding FMN-dependent NADH-azoreductase translates to MKLLRIDSSILGQYSTTRQLTADISAQWQASHPGTTIEDLDLAVDTPSHLSADALASRQGIADAAMTEAQRAESVVSERLVQQFLEADVVVIGAPLYNFSVPSQLKAWIDRVAQAGRTFKYTDKGPVGLAGGKTVIVASGRGGVYSTTEGARAMEHQESYLAVVMGFLGITDVRFVRAEGLAMGDASKAQALASAALEIKAVTAVAANQNVLSQAA
- a CDS encoding LysR substrate-binding domain-containing protein, producing the protein MQDLNDMLYFAEVVERGGFAAAGRALGVPKSKLSRRVAELEARLGLRLLQRTTRKLSLTQVGEVYHRHCVAMRDEAAAAEQAVAEAQTEPRGLLRIACPVTLAQSTLGVLLPAYMARYPLVKVDMRVSNRAVDLVEEGFDVALRVRPTLDDSGSLVIKSFGQSKTLLVCSPQQIERQGQPTDLASLQTLDTISMSASDGRMTWHLIGPGGATHEFVHYPRYIADDLHTLKLAVLQGLGMCFMPDYMCTQELAQGQLQEALPGWAPRPGLFHAVFPSRRGMVPTVRTFLDFLASHIAREGQPTPPNTGPDTVQPPYGGGV
- a CDS encoding disulfide bond formation protein B, whose product is MLIPFLNSQLDFHPRRTLALVSALCVALLLFGLYLQHVVGLEPCPMCIVQRYALLSVAVLAGLTALTGSKGLRVGGSALTVLVALGGAFVAARQSWLQWYPPEIVSCGRDLYGMIENFPLQRIIPMVFKGSGDCSKVDWTFLGGTIANWSFVSFVCIAIGGVWFIARQLRLPR